In Gadus chalcogrammus isolate NIFS_2021 chromosome 13, NIFS_Gcha_1.0, whole genome shotgun sequence, the genomic stretch CCGggagattattaaaaaatattttttttcaagtaTGTGCCTTATCGGTAGGTCGATGTTTCCCTAAGTCCACACAAGTCAGAGGCGGCAAcaaattttattaaaaaatctCCCCTCTTGATTCTTGGCTTTTTTAAATTAGTTGACGTTGCATAATGTGGGCCAGGTGAGACCAAACAACATCGTTCTTAGCCAGATTTAGGGCTGTTAGGGCTGTACAATGATTAAACATTTCAATGAGATTGAACAGGGCAACATGTTTTGCATAGAAAACATTGACATCCACCATTGTAAAAATCAACAAAATACATGTAACTAAAATGATTACAAGTGGCATTGAACACTGTGAGATATTGCAGCGAGGCCTTTCACAACAATACACAGTATAAGAGTAGGGTCTGTCTGCTGGCGGCTGACCTCTGTCCGCAGCagctctccatccctcttcagCGACACCCCGCAGGAGGCAAACAGCAGCTCTGTTCTCTGGTAGGTGTCCCCAGTGAGGGGAGCCAGGTCCCCACTGCTCAGAGACATCTCACCAGCCTCGGTGACACACTGCACCTGAAACGCGTGAGTGGAAAGGAATCGTCTGAGATTTGAAATGTACTCTGAAATGGTTTAAGACAAGCTTTGCTGCAATCAATGGTCCCGTCTAGTTTAATTGGTACACTGTACTTTATCAACTGGTAGAGCTTTATTAAAACTGTACGGGTCAGGGGTTCAACTGGTAGAGACTTATTAACAGTGTACTTTATCAACAGGGGTTCAACTGGTAGAGCTTTATTAACACTGTACTTTATCAACAGGGGCTCAACTGGTAGAGCTTTattaaaggtgccatggcatgaaaatctcactttatgaggttttctaacataaatacgagttcccctagcctgcctatggtccccaagtggctaaaacttgcgttcggtgtaaagcgagaactaggtgttctgctcgcctttgaaaaaaacggctcaagcgcgctgatttggaatgtggtttccTATGTCGTCACACTGcagtaagctcctccccttactctgcctggcccgagacttggcccgccaatgagacacgaccgtgcgagcgccacatgtgtgtgtgtgagtgaatacactgtaacgcaagtgtttcttgtcggttctttgacgtctcttgtatttccacaacaagactgtagtgggggttatctcagccatagttgagaaggaattgggggaaaggaacttcgGCTTTGACTCCGTGAAGTatatgaactgcgacatgccgcgaggcaccagcgccgcgaagcaccaccgcccggcagtcggcagcaggcagcgtgcggttcagtctacttcagattgatgtgaaagtagaagaaccagagacgtcgcagaacccgacgaagttgtttgtgattcataatatcgtctggaggcgcacacagcttttggctgtgataatatgtattatatgatatagatatctatgtattagatgatattatttagatatagagctccaggactgtaacgcaagtgttgtacacttccttgttatttggataaccgttctgcttttggtgttatggcgcataacacgtcagactctcgtctctggtatttctacaacgagactcgtagtgggggttatctcagccatggttgagaatgaattagGGCAAAGGaattttggctttgactccctaaagaacatgaaccacgacatggaggagaaagggattgttggcggcgaatgtctccctcttgagccccgcttcccgctgccgagggaccaccgcctcggcgctgcaggaggcggaggtgcctaagcgctgcccggcaacgatccctttctcctccttgtcgcggttcagtctacttcacattgatgtggaagtggaagaaccaggaacgtcggagaacccaacgcggtcgtttgagattcataatatcggctcacacagcttttggccgtgataatatatattatacgatatagatatctatgtaggctatatgatattatttagatatagagctccaggactcccgtgtgttctagaatatttacagaacacggctaaaggctgtgtgcgcctcgccattgcgacacatccactgtaaacagagcgcatggtaccatggctgcaagctgctcagggccacacccccaccctcctccttgacccgcctcgctcctcctcatttggaTTATaactacagacaccaaaacagcgcatttgggggaagctgaatgtgcgactggctcggagtggctgtaattctgcatcacgtctttgaatactgagttagtggcccactaatacctatattaaagcatccataaaatagcatgtcatggcacctttaacaCTGTACTTTATTAACAGGGGCTCAACTGGTAGAGCTTTATTAACACTGTACTGGTCAGGGGTTCAACTGGTAGAGCCTTATTAACACTGTATGTTATGAACAGGGGTTCAACTTGTAGAGCTTTATTAACACTGTACGGGTCAGGGGCTCAACTGGTAGAGCTTTATTAACACTGTATGGGTTGCCACCATGGCCCACCATGTGAATAATGTATGCGCTCATGGTATTTTAGAAATGCTTTGGATAAGAATGTCCACAAAATGGCAGAACGATATATTGTATTATACAATGTTGATGGAATACATACCAGCAGGTCCAGGGACTTCAACACTTGGGGGGTACAGCAGGACCCCAGGACAGCACGGCAGTCATCGCTCATTTCTGCAACAGTGGCCCACCACCAAGTGTGAGAATACTGACAGGGACACAGTAACCTCAGCTGGTACATAGTGAAGATGAAGCACTTAAGAGTCCCAGCGTGGGAGGGGCTTTATGCATTGCAGCTTTAACTGGCGTTCTCGTTATCTCAATGGAAGATCTTTCAATGTTCCTATTCCATTCCATACATATTACCTCAGGGGTCAAGGCTTGGTCCCCTGCCGTTTCATTTGTATACACTCCCACTTGGGTCCATCAATTAGCAATACAACATTTAATTCAAGGAATACATTTAGATAGATTAATTATCTATAATTTTTCATAGATTAATAAAGGCTTCATATGCAAGAACGTGTTTTGGCGCAACACATCAACTCTTTGTGAAGTCTGTTTCCATTAAGGAGATCAGGCCGGGGTCCCGCTCCAGTGGACAGTGCTGTTATCCAAATCTAGGGTTCAAGAAAGCTTTTGTCCTTTAGGAACTATTTTGACATGAAAGTACAATGTCTGCAGTCGTTTGGCCACATTACGCTTTGGATACACTGTTTAGAGACATAATTAATTTGAAAATGGCTCTCGCTCATCTTTCATTAAAGTGGCGGAGCCGGCGGTTAGTCTCACATAAAGCAGAGGGAGTTAGCGGGAACATTCTCGTCCTGTGAGTTAAGAGATACTGCAGCAGTTTTCACTgacattagattagattaaacTTTATTCATCATAAATAAACTTGATTTACCATCTAAGGCGCTGATAACGAGGTGCAGAGCAAGCAGAGTGCAGCTGAAGTCCTCTGTCTCCACActcttctcctcaccagatAGCACCAAGACCTCAAGTAAGGCCTGGACAGTCTGTGTCTGAGAATCGGCCTGACCACTGTCCAGAGGGGGCCGCTCACCATGTCGCATCTGGTTGAGCTAAGAGACAATGAGAGCACAAATACAGACATCGAAAATAGATTATTAGgaaattatttaaatgaaaaatataaatgattAGTGTTGGGGGAACTTCGGAGATCTTACCACACTCTCCAGTAGACTGAcggcctctctctccttcaggaCTGAGCAGAAGTACTGGAACAGTGAGGATCTGGTAGAGGCCTTGAGACCTGACAGCAGTTGGAAGTGACTGCCCAACTTGTCCAGTTCTGCCGATCAACATCAATAGAAAGCACAACCTCAAAGGAATCATGTACACAGAAAATGCGTCGAACTCACTCCATcttgaattaaaaaaacagtGGGAAAAAACCCTGAAGCTTATGTTATAAACCTTGATTTCAAATCAGTTACATGGCCTAGTCTTGCTACCACTTTCCTTCTCAACAAGTTGTTTTCTGAGGCCTTATAAACAGCTACTTTAAATTACTAAATGTTTGTGCTTTGAACGAATGAGGATGCACATTTATGAACACCAATAATTATATTGTGGCAACACGTGAATCAGCAATAAAGTAGGATGTAATAGCCCAGATAGCTGGTACACAGTACAGATCAAAGTACACATTCATGTGATCATAAGGCAGCAAGGACAACGGTTCTGACTTAACTACATGTAAACatcatattttaaatattttgcaACAGGTCAATGCAGGCAGCAGCCAGCGTTATAGCCTACACACATATAGTATGTGAATGGAGCAGAAAGGACTGAGCTGGAGAGGAATGGGGCTAGAAAGACAGCCCAGCTGTTCTCCCTACCTTCTTTGAGCCAGTTACTGTTAGCTGTATTCTTGTGTCCATCAATGGCACCAACCAATTGTTCCTCTGAAGATCCATCCACCTCAAATCCCCCATGAGTGCCCGACATGAGACACAGCTCTGGGGGGGAGCAGAAATATCATAGCAGTCTCTTTTAAAATACAACATAAAAATATGGAGCAATTTGGAGTGTGCTCTGACTGTATTAATGTAAGGAACAGAGTCGCTCACCATAGTGTCCATTGGGCTTCACTTCCAGTTCACTGAGCCCATAAGCGATGGTTGTATGTGGGGGTAGCTCCATGGTCACATTGCTGTCTTTAGCTAAGTTGGCGTTCTCTTTAAAGGACACCTAGATATCAAATGAAAAGTTAACTTTTTTGTCTTTCAATATGCCGAAAGATTTCAGGGCTGTAAATACTGaagaatataataattatttgttTATGAGATATTTTTGCAATCCAATTA encodes the following:
- the LOC130402193 gene encoding gasdermin-E-like gives rise to the protein MFATATKNFVEEVDKDGVLIPVSSLNDSIKILSLVIKRRRYWFWQKPKYLATDFCFNDILKGQPILPVLTETDFIKYNGRFSDNMQGNIEANLHPEAVNLSVEGKDSSKLRSAFGSLKKEELDLQKLLRDSKDRVLDMSHSLIQQTKEKRREVFGVVKERIETTQPSSVIEEVQQTGALGGLLSLCGPKALKVSFKENANLAKDSNVTMELPPHTTIAYGLSELEVKPNGHYELCLMSGTHGGFEVDGSSEEQLVGAIDGHKNTANSNWLKEELDKLGSHFQLLSGLKASTRSSLFQYFCSVLKEREAVSLLESVLNQMRHGERPPLDSGQADSQTQTVQALLEVLVLSGEEKSVETEDFSCTLLALHLVISALDEMSDDCRAVLGSCCTPQVLKSLDLLVQCVTEAGEMSLSSGDLAPLTGDTYQRTELLFASCGVSLKRDGELLRTEVSRQQTDPTLILCIVVKGLAAISHSVQCHL